The Corynebacterium callunae DSM 20147 genomic sequence AAGCGTGCGAGCACAATCGCATCCGGCTCATAACCATTAACGATCTCTGCGACCTGGTCAAAAGCCTTACGCTTGCCCACTGCATCCTTAGGGAAAGGCACGTGGAAAAACGGCACATTGTGGTTCTCTGCGATATAACGCAAATTATCGTGATTGCCCACCACTGCGACAACTTCCATCGGATAGTCATTCTCCGCCACACGGCCGAGCAGATCGTGCAGGCAGTGACCCTCCTTGGACACCACCAACACAGCCTTCTTCACCTGTGCGGTGTCGGTGAACTTCCACTTAGCGCGAGGACCAAATTCCTCCGCGATAGGAGCGAATTCCTCCCGCAGCTGCTCAATGGACATATCAATGGATTCCGCGCGGATAGCTTGGCGCGTAAAGAACCAGTTAGAATCCGGGTCAGTAAAGTAACCCGCCTCAGTAATCCAGCCCCCTCGCTCCGCGAGAAAAGAAGAAAGCTTTGCGACGATACCCGTGGAGTCTGGGCAGCCGAAAGTAAGCACAAATTGACGCTCCTCCGGAGCGGTGCTGGGGCGATTACGGATCTCAGAAGAACTCGGAGTCATTTATCGGATTCTACCTTGGATATCTGGCGATGCTAAGTAGGGTAGGAGATATGACTATTTCCCGCGCCCAGATGGCCACACTGCTCGACTACACCTTGCTCGGACCAGAAGTAACTAAAGTCGAACTTGCTGTATTTATAGAAGAGGCCATCGAGCTGGGCGTTGGTGCTATTTGTGTCCCCAACAACATGGTCAATCTCACTAAAAAGGCGCAAGAAGCTGGCATTACCGTGGCTACTGTAGCTGGATTCCCCCATGGAAAAACCCCCGCTTTAGTAAAAGGTGCCGAGGCGCGCCTGGCAGTGCAAAATGGAGCTTCCGAAATTGACGTGGTTCTTGACATTGCCAATGTAAAAGCCGCTGATCCCAATGTTTTGCTCTCTGAAATCGTGGCGATCCGCGAAGCCGTGCCTTCACCCATTGTGCTGAAGCTGATTCTCGAGACCGCAGTGCTCTCACCCGCAGCTATTGCCGTTGCGGTACGCGCTGCACGAGCCGCCGGTGCCGACTTTGTAAAAACTTCTACCGGATTCCATCCCGCCGGCGGCGCCACTTTAGAAGCTGTGCGAGCTATGGCTGCGGCTGGCGAAGGAAAAATCGGCATCAAAGCCTCAGGTGGCATCCGTACTTGGGAAGATGCTGTTGCATTTGTTGAAGCCGGCGCCACTCGCATTGGCACTTCTCAGGCTGCGGCTATTTTGCGGGAGGGTTAGGGGCTGGGGCGCTGGTGTTGCCGCAGCTCACGCCACTCAAGGAATTAAAAGCTACACCTGGCAATCGATAAGGTTGTGCAGCAGTTCTTCGGGAGCGCCGAATAATCGCAAAGCTGAGGTGTCATAACAATGGGAGCCGTTGGAAGTGTGGCCATTGGGTGCGATTTCTAACCATTGTCCATCAACCCACTGGAAGTTTTGTAATTCCTCGCTATCCGGCTTGCCACCGCTGGCCCAGCCAGAATCACAAAATAGCAGGGTGTAGCCCATCTCTTGGAAAATCTCGGGATCACAATGGGTTGGCACTGGTGGGCGATAGATTGTTGCGGTAACTGTGGTGGTGGAACCCGCATCGCCCTCGTCACTAAAAGGCAAGTACATCCACACCACAATGGCCCCAGCTGCGCCGACCATGGACATAAAAGTGGTGGTCAGCAGTGCAGTTCGGGCCGGCGTGGACATGATTTTTAGGTTTTGGAGAATCGGGCGATGGCGTCGGAAACTTCTTTGAGCTTGGCGTCGAGTTCTTCTCCGCCGAGCCCCGCTGCATCCTTAACGCAGTGAGCGAGGTGGTCGTCGAGAAGCCCAAATGCCACATTTTTGAGGGCGGAGTTAACGGCGGCAATCTGGGTGAGAATGTCGATGCAGTATTGTTCCTCGTCGATCATGCGGTGAATGCCACGGGTTTGGCCTTCGATGCGCTTGAGTCGGGCCAGGTAGCGGGCCTTTTCCTCGATATAGCCGTGGGTGTGGCCCTCGGCGTGGCAGCTATTTTCACTCATTTTGAATTCCTCGATTTAAAACCGCGCAGGCGCAGGGAGTTGGAAACTACAAAAACTGAACTAAAGGCCATTGCAATGCCCGCGAGCATCGGGTTGAGCAGCCCAAGTGCAGCAATTGGTATTAGCGCCACATTGTAGGCGAAAGCCCAGAAAAGGTTGCCCTTGATGGTGCCTAAAGTTTTGCGGGAGAGGTCGATGGCATCCACTGCTGAATGAAGATCATTGTTCATGAGCGTGATATCGGAGGCCTCGATGGCAACGTCGGTACCAGCGCCCATGGCCAGACCCAGATCTGCTTGAGCGAGGGCTGCCGCATCATTGACACCATCGCCAACCATGGCCACATTTTTTCCTGCTGCCTGCAGTTTCTTTACTTGTTCCACTTTTTCAGCAGGCATTACCTCCGCGATAACTTCCGTAATGCCAACCTCGGCGGCAACGGCACGCGCAGCGCCATAATTATCGCCAGTGAGCAAAATTGGGGTCAGCCCAAGGTCCTTGAGCTGCGCAATTGCCGCGGCAGAAGATGGCTTGACACTATCGCGCACACTAATGACGCCGTGCTCAACGCCATCCACAGAAACCACAACCGGAGTTCCACCCTCAGCTTGGGAACGTCGAAAAGCGTCTAAGAGTTCGCCCTGCAACGGCCGAACCGGCCGGCCAACCTGAATCTCGCGCCCATCAACCCGGGCAAAAACGCCCTGACCTGCAGTGTTCTTAAAGTCCGTGGCCGTGCGGGGCGTCCCAGCAAGGGCAATCGCCTGCGCAATTGGGTGTTCAGAGAGCTTTTCGACGGATGCAGCGAGATCGATTAGCTCTTGCTCGGAGATTCCCGCCGCGGTGACAGCAGCCACGGACATATTTCCGCTGGTCACAGTGCCAGTCTTATCGAGGACGATGGTATCAACCTTCTTGGTGGATTCCAGCACCTCCGGTCCCTTAATTAACAGGCCGAGCTGCGCACCGCGTCCCGTACCGACCAAAAGCGCAGTAGGAGTAGCCAAACCCAGGGCACAGGGGCAGGCGATGATGAGCACAGCAACCGCAGCGGTAAATGCCGCGGACAGGCCATCGTCAGTGAAAATGAGGTGGCCGGCAAGCGTAAGCAGGGAAATGACAATAACCACCGGCACGAAGATCTGCGAGATCTGATCCACCAGCCTTTGCACGGGCGCCTTGTGGGATTGGGCATCGCTAACGAGCTTTGCCATCTGGGCGAGCGTGCTATCTGCGCCGAGCCGAGTGACCTTGACCAGCAAACGGCCGGAAGTGTTCAGCGTTGCACCGGTGACTTTATCGCCAGGAGTGACTTCAATGGGCAGGGATTCGCCGGTGAGCATGGACTGATCAATCGCGGAGGTGCCTTCCATCACGACGCCGTCGGCTGCGATTTTCTCGCCGGGGCGGGTGACAAAAATATCTCCAACTACCAGCTGGCTGATGGGAATGCGCAGCTCAGCATTGTCGCGAATGACGGCAGCATCTTTTGCTCCCATATCCAGCAGCGCTCTTAAAGCTGCGGAGGATTGTCCCTTAGCTTTGACCTCAAACCAGCGGCCTAGCAATAGGAAGGAAATAACCACTGCGACAGTTTCCAAATAAATGTCATCCATGGTGGATTCTGTGGGGAAAAGATGAAATTCCATCTTCATTCCGGCGTGGCCGGCGGTTCCTAAGAAGAGAGCCCACAGGGACCAGAGATATGCCGCGGCAGTTCCCAAGGAAACCAAAGTGTCCATGGTGAAAGAACCATGCTTGAGATTTGCCCAGGTTGCCTTATGGAAAGGTGCGCCACCCCAGAAAAACACCGGGGTGACCATTGTTAAAACAGCCCACTGCCAATTGTTGAACTGCAGCGCCGGAACCATGCTGAGCAGCACAATTGGCACCGAAAGGGCAGCGGAAATGAGCAGGCGGTGCTTGAGGTCGGCTGCTTCTTCCTCCCTGGCAGCATCGATTCGATCCTGGCCGTCGGGCGTGTGTTCTTCATCCTGTGCAGGGGTGGAAGTCATGGAAAAAGCGCTATAACCTGCGCCTTCTACAGTTTTGATGAGCTGTTCTGGGGCAACCAGGCTGGGATCATAACTTACCTGTGCGGACTCGGTGGCGTAGTTAACTGAGGCGGTGACCCCTTCTAACTTGTTGAGTTTTCTTTCCACCCGGGCGGAGCAAGAAGTACAGGTCATACCGGTTACACCAAGATCAACGGTGGCGATGTTTGGAGTGGTAGGCATTTTTAGTCCTTTGAAAATGGGGATGTGCTACCACTTAGCTTATACCCCGGTGGGGTATATAACAAGGCTAAAAACACCGCCCTTGGTTGGGGCGGTGAGGGGTGCGTCGAAAAGCTTAGTTTGCGCTCTCCAGGGTGCGGACGTTGATATTTTGGCCGGTGAGTGTGACATTAATGCCACCTTCTGCCACCTCAATATCGGAAATCTGCAGGCCGCCGGCAACGTTCTGAATGGAAGACTTCACGCCTTCAGTCAACATATTGGACACCTCATCAGGCAGACTGAAGCCAAAAAGCTCAGAATCGGTGATCTCAAAAGCGAGCTGACCATTAAGAACTAGTGGTCGCAGGTTGGCGCGTGCTGCACCGTCGGTGAATTCCACCTCCACTGACTGATTCTCTGGATTTGAGGTGATATTGGTGACTTTGACCAATTCCTGCACCAACATCGCGGCCAGTCCAGCATCTTCCGTGGTTCCGCCAGCTGCCTCAGCCATTTGCTGCTGCATGGTGGCCAACACAAACTCATCGGAGGCGAAAGTAGTGAGAGTCAGGTTCTCTGCCACTGGATTCTCGCGATCCCGCACGCCCAAGCCGCCGAGCTCAATTGTGGCCTGCGGGGTGCCAGTGATCTCAGGGGCAGAAGTTGCGCCGCCAGGATAAGTGATCTGCACCGTGTTAGGCGTATCCACCGTAACCTCATCAATACTGCCTTTGACCAGGCCCAACAGCAGGGGAGAAGCGCCAAAGCTAATCGACGGCTCCTCCTCGACGGTGATCCCTTGCTCCGCCGCCTGGTTTTGGAATTCCTCTTTCAGCTGCTTGCCG encodes the following:
- the purU gene encoding formyltetrahydrofolate deformylase — protein: MTPSSSEIRNRPSTAPEERQFVLTFGCPDSTGIVAKLSSFLAERGGWITEAGYFTDPDSNWFFTRQAIRAESIDMSIEQLREEFAPIAEEFGPRAKWKFTDTAQVKKAVLVVSKEGHCLHDLLGRVAENDYPMEVVAVVGNHDNLRYIAENHNVPFFHVPFPKDAVGKRKAFDQVAEIVNGYEPDAIVLARFMQILPPDLCEMWAGRVLNIHHSFLPSFMGARPYHQAYSRGVKLIGATCHYATPDLDDGPIIEQDVIRVTHKDTPAEMQRLGRDAEKQVLARGLRFHLEDRVLVYGNRTVVFD
- the deoC gene encoding deoxyribose-phosphate aldolase; its protein translation is MTISRAQMATLLDYTLLGPEVTKVELAVFIEEAIELGVGAICVPNNMVNLTKKAQEAGITVATVAGFPHGKTPALVKGAEARLAVQNGASEIDVVLDIANVKAADPNVLLSEIVAIREAVPSPIVLKLILETAVLSPAAIAVAVRAARAAGADFVKTSTGFHPAGGATLEAVRAMAAAGEGKIGIKASGGIRTWEDAVAFVEAGATRIGTSQAAAILREG
- a CDS encoding metal-sensitive transcriptional regulator is translated as MSENSCHAEGHTHGYIEEKARYLARLKRIEGQTRGIHRMIDEEQYCIDILTQIAAVNSALKNVAFGLLDDHLAHCVKDAAGLGGEELDAKLKEVSDAIARFSKT
- a CDS encoding heavy metal translocating P-type ATPase, with amino-acid sequence MPTTPNIATVDLGVTGMTCTSCSARVERKLNKLEGVTASVNYATESAQVSYDPSLVAPEQLIKTVEGAGYSAFSMTSTPAQDEEHTPDGQDRIDAAREEEAADLKHRLLISAALSVPIVLLSMVPALQFNNWQWAVLTMVTPVFFWGGAPFHKATWANLKHGSFTMDTLVSLGTAAAYLWSLWALFLGTAGHAGMKMEFHLFPTESTMDDIYLETVAVVISFLLLGRWFEVKAKGQSSAALRALLDMGAKDAAVIRDNAELRIPISQLVVGDIFVTRPGEKIAADGVVMEGTSAIDQSMLTGESLPIEVTPGDKVTGATLNTSGRLLVKVTRLGADSTLAQMAKLVSDAQSHKAPVQRLVDQISQIFVPVVIVISLLTLAGHLIFTDDGLSAAFTAAVAVLIIACPCALGLATPTALLVGTGRGAQLGLLIKGPEVLESTKKVDTIVLDKTGTVTSGNMSVAAVTAAGISEQELIDLAASVEKLSEHPIAQAIALAGTPRTATDFKNTAGQGVFARVDGREIQVGRPVRPLQGELLDAFRRSQAEGGTPVVVSVDGVEHGVISVRDSVKPSSAAAIAQLKDLGLTPILLTGDNYGAARAVAAEVGITEVIAEVMPAEKVEQVKKLQAAGKNVAMVGDGVNDAAALAQADLGLAMGAGTDVAIEASDITLMNNDLHSAVDAIDLSRKTLGTIKGNLFWAFAYNVALIPIAALGLLNPMLAGIAMAFSSVFVVSNSLRLRGFKSRNSK
- a CDS encoding LmeA family phospholipid-binding protein; translation: MAKSKRSVFPKVLLTIVVVLLILVIIAEFGLRWMVGKQLKEEFQNQAAEQGITVEEEPSISFGASPLLLGLVKGSIDEVTVDTPNTVQITYPGGATSAPEITGTPQATIELGGLGVRDRENPVAENLTLTTFASDEFVLATMQQQMAEAAGGTTEDAGLAAMLVQELVKVTNITSNPENQSVEVEFTDGAARANLRPLVLNGQLAFEITDSELFGFSLPDEVSNMLTEGVKSSIQNVAGGLQISDIEVAEGGINVTLTGQNINVRTLESAN